The sequence CTGCTGGTGTTCGCGAAGGAACCGATCCTGTTCGTGCCACCGGGCAAGGGCACCCGCCACCTGCTGCGGCTGGTGCGTGAGATCCTGATCGCCCGGCCGGCGCAACCCGGCACCTCGGTGGCCGAAGCCTGCGATTTCCTGGTGCGGACCCTACGTCGGAAGTCGCTGGTGTTCATGATTTCCGATTTCCAGGACGACCCGATCGAAAAGCCGCTCGGCAAGCTGGCGCGCAAGCATGAGACGCTGGCACTGCGGGTGTCCGATCCGCTCGAATCCGAACTGCCGAAGGCGGGCCGCGTGGTGATGATTGATCCGGAAACCGGGCTCGGCCTTCAGGTGAACACCAACAGCGAACGGGTGCGCCGGGAATACGCCGAGCTGACCCGCCGCCAACGCGAGCAGGTCTCCGCGGTGTTCAAGAAGCACGGCATCGACGTGGCCGAGCTGGACACGCGGACCGACTCCCTGCCCGCCCTCCACAAGCTCTTGAAGAAGCGCAGCCGCAAACGCACGGCCTGACCATGGACGCGAAACCGTCATTCGAGCTCCGTCCCCCGCCCTCTCCGGAAAAGCTGCTGCCCTCCGGGGGCACCGGCATTCCACCATGGCAGATCGCCCTGGCCGGCACCGCGCTGCTGTTGCTGGTAGCGATCTTCGTGCTGGTGTTCCGCAAGAAGAAGCCGCTCGACGAAATCTCCATCCGCAAGCGCGCCTACCGCGATGCCCTGCGATCGCTGGACGAGGCCCGCCCGACCGGCAGCCGCGAGGCGGCCACCCTCTCCTCCTTCATCCTGCGCCGCTACCTGGCGGTGGTGGCGAGGGATCCCTCGCTTTACGAAACCCACGAGGAATTCGTGGGTCGGCATGACGTGCTCGCGAGCTTGTCCCCGGAAACCCGCGAGCAAACCGTGGCGGGCTTCGGCCATCTCGCGTCCTTGAAATACGGCAAGGAAACCCGGGCCGGAGAAGGTGCTCCCGTGATCGAGTCCTCCCGCACGCTGCTCGAAACCCTCAACCGCGCGCTGGCGGCATGACCAACCTGCTCGAACATTTCCGATTCGCCCAATGGCAGTGGCTGCTGCTCCTGCTGCCGTGCCTGCTGCTGCTCGTGCTGCGGCGTGGCCGCGGTGCCTCGGCGGCGATTTCCTTCCCGAACGTGCCGGTGCTCGCCGCCCTGGGTTCGAAGGTCCGCCAGGGAGCTTGGAACATCGGCCTCCCGCTCGCCTGGATCGCCCTCGCCGCGGCCATCGTGGCCCTGGCCCGGCCGGTGTGGCGGAACGAGTATCAGAGCCGCAGTGCCAGCGGCATCGACATTGTCATCGCCTTCGACCTCTCGCTGTCGATGGAGATCGATGACTTCATCAAGGAGGACGGCACCCCCTTGCAGCGCATCGATGCCGCGAAGTCGGTGGTGAAGGATTTCATTTCCGGCCGTCCGGACGACCGCATGGGCCTGGTGGTATTCGCCGGCAAGCCCTACAAGGTCAGCCCGATCACGCTCGACCACCAGTGGCTTCTCAATGGCTTGGCCAAGCTCAGCCTCGGCGGGCCGAACAGCCCGGAACCCGGCACGGTGACCGAGCAAGGCACCGCGATCGGCTCGGCCCTCGCCGCTTCCG comes from Luteolibacter sp. LG18 and encodes:
- a CDS encoding DUF58 domain-containing protein, whose translation is MLTDAQIEEMMSRVRKLELKARRLVRESFSGEYHSSFKGQGLDFDDFREYQHGDEVRFIDWNVTARMNQPFIRKFREERELALVLAVDVSGSADYGSVGLSKRELAAEAAAILGFSALQNGDKVGLLVFAKEPILFVPPGKGTRHLLRLVREILIARPAQPGTSVAEACDFLVRTLRRKSLVFMISDFQDDPIEKPLGKLARKHETLALRVSDPLESELPKAGRVVMIDPETGLGLQVNTNSERVRREYAELTRRQREQVSAVFKKHGIDVAELDTRTDSLPALHKLLKKRSRKRTA
- a CDS encoding LPXTG cell wall anchor domain-containing protein; translation: MDAKPSFELRPPPSPEKLLPSGGTGIPPWQIALAGTALLLLVAIFVLVFRKKKPLDEISIRKRAYRDALRSLDEARPTGSREAATLSSFILRRYLAVVARDPSLYETHEEFVGRHDVLASLSPETREQTVAGFGHLASLKYGKETRAGEGAPVIESSRTLLETLNRALAA
- a CDS encoding VWA domain-containing protein, whose amino-acid sequence is MTNLLEHFRFAQWQWLLLLLPCLLLLVLRRGRGASAAISFPNVPVLAALGSKVRQGAWNIGLPLAWIALAAAIVALARPVWRNEYQSRSASGIDIVIAFDLSLSMEIDDFIKEDGTPLQRIDAAKSVVKDFISGRPDDRMGLVVFAGKPYKVSPITLDHQWLLNGLAKLSLGGPNSPEPGTVTEQGTAIGSALAASALRLDARDAKSKVIILVTDGANNSGKIAPLEAAEHAKTLGIKIYTVAIGTKEGRVAGNVQRFPRQEFDLPTLQKIAEMTGGEHYYAQTFTKLKNDFKTIDRLEKTEAKSLTVVDDTELFPWAVGAATMLALLSAVILALNPPLSS